Proteins co-encoded in one Dama dama isolate Ldn47 chromosome 2, ASM3311817v1, whole genome shotgun sequence genomic window:
- the LOC133066315 gene encoding pregnancy-associated glycoprotein 1-like — protein MKWLVLLGLVAFSECIVKIPLARVKIMRKTHSETNMLNNFLKEHAYRLYLTSSPGSNITTHPLRNIQDMLYVGNITIGTPPQEFQVVFDTASSDLWVPSVFCTSPTCASHVMFRHLESSTFRPIRKTFSIEYGSGRMKGVVAHDTVRIGDLVSTDQQFGLSVAEYGFEGIPFDGVLGLNYPNLSFTGGIPIFDNLKNHGAISEPVFAFYLSKNKSEGSVVMFGGVDHRYYQGALNWIPLIQAGDWRVHMDRISMKRQVIGCSGGCEALVDTGTSLIHGPRRLVNNILRFLGATPRGSKHYVSCFVVHKLSSIIFTINGIHYPVNGRGQSQCDDSSGCYITFKGNTASASTETWILGDVFLRQYFSVYDRGNDRIGLAQAV, from the exons atgaagtggcttGTGCTCCTCGGGCTGGTGGCCTTCTCAGAGTGCATAGTCAA AATACCTCTAGCGAGAGTGAAGATCATGAGAAAAACCCACAGTGAAACAAACATGCTGAACAATTTCCTGAAGGAACATGCTTACAGACTGTACCTGACTTCTTCTCCTGGCTCAAATATAACTACTCACCCCCTGAGAAACATCCAGGAT ATGCTCTACGTGGGTAACATCACCATTGGAACACCCCCTCAGGAATTCCAGGTTGTCTTTGACACAGCATCATCTGACTTGTGGGTGCCCTCCGTCTTTTGCACCAGCCCAACCTGTG CCTCACACGTTATGTTCAGACATCTTGAGTCTTCCACTTTCCGGCCTATCAGAAAGACTTTCAGCATTGAATACGGTTCTGGAAGGATGAAGGGAGTTGTTGCTCATGACACCGTTCGG ATTGGGGACCTTGTAAGTACTGACCAGCAATTTGGTCTAAGCGTGGCGGAATACGGGTTTGAGGGAATACCTTTTGATGGCGTTTTGGGCTTGAACTACCCCAACTTATCTTTCACTGGAGGCATCCCCATCTTTGACAACCTGAAGAATCATGGTGCCATTTCTGAGCCTGTTTTTGCCTTCTACCTGAGCAA AAACAAGTCGGAGGGCAGTGTGGTGATGTTTGGTGGGGTGGACCACCGCTACTACCAGGGAGCACTCAACTGGATACCATTGATCCAAGCGGGTGACTGGCGTGTCCACATGGACCG CATCTCCATGAAAAGACAGGTTATTGGTTGTTCTGGCGGCTGTGAGGCCCTTGTGGACACCGGGACATCACTGATCCATGGCCCAAGAAGACTGGTCAATAACATCCTGAGGTTCCTCGGTGCCACGCCACGGGGTTCCAAG CACTACGTTTCATGTTTTGTGGTCCATAAACTGTCCTCTATTATCTTCACCATCAATGGCATCCACTACCCA GTGAATGGCCGGGGACAATCCCAGTGTGAT GATTCTAGCGGCTGCTATATCACCTTTAAAGGGAACACAGCGAGTGCATCTACAGAGACCTGGATCCTGGGTGACGTCTTCCTGAGGCAGTACTTCTCGGTTTATGATCGAGGAAATGACAGGATTGGCCTGGCACAGGCAGTGTAA